In Candidatus Fusobacterium pullicola, the sequence ATTAAATATTGTCTCAGATAGACTTTCTAGCTATACAATACCAACTAAAGTTGTTTTTAATGAATCTAAACATATCAAGGTTCAATCATGGTATGATGATATTACGAATAATTTAATAGAAAGTTTCTTTAAAAGATTTAAACATAAGTATAAAACTTGTCATGGCTTTAAATCTGAAGCATCAGTTCAAGCGCTTTTACAAGGTTTCTTTTTCTTTTATAACTATATTATTCCACATAGTAGTTTAAACGGAGAAACACCTGCAAGATTAGTTGGAGTGTCATACTCAGAACTTCAAAGAAGTAACTTATTATTATTTTAAAAATTAAAAAGAATATTTTTTTGAGCATAGACATCTATGCTTTTTTGTGCTATTCTTTTTAGAGATAAAATATTTTTTAAATCATTCTAAATACCTTTTCATATTTTCTTGAGCTAGTTTTCATTTTAAATTAACAGATTTTTCTTGATATTAGTTTACTTTATTTTTTTTATTTTGTCCATAGCTAGACTATTAAATTTTTATATATTTTCGATTTTTATTAAATCTAACTCTATTTCGAGAACTCTCGAAATAGAAAATAGTATAGCTTTATATTCCACTCTGATTAAATATAAAGAAAGAATAGATTTTAGTGTCATAGATGGAGCTAGAACAGATTTACATTCCACTCTGATTAAATATAAAGTGGTGAAATAAGATCGAATTTAGATCTTTGTAAAAGATTTACATTCCACTCTGATTAAATATAAAGGGTATAAAAAGTTGTAATAATGAGAAAGCTACCTATGAATTTACATTCCACTCTGATTAAATATAAAGTTTGATCTACAACAGCTTTTTGATAGCATGACAACATCTATTTACATTCCACTCTGATTAAATATAAAGTTATAGCCAAGCATAGTTGCTGTTTTAGTTTTACCTGTATTTACATTCCACTCTGATTAAATATAAAGGAACTATGACTTGAATCTTGATTTTTTTTATAGTACATTTACATTCCACTCTGATTAAATATAAAGCCATTATTCCTATTTTTTCTAACTTTTCTTTTTCTTTGATTTACATTCCACTCTGATTAAATATAAAGCGACCAGAAATTACCAAGACCTAAAGGACTTGGTTATATTTACATTCCACTCTGATTAAATATAAAGACGTTTTCTATTTATCCTTTAGTTTTCTATTTATCCTTTATTTTATAATACATTATCTACTTAATTTTGTCTATCCCTAATTTTTTTATTCAACTTTTCTATTTATTTTTTATTTATTTTGAATAAACTCCTATTTTTTCTATATTTCCCTTCATTGTCGAACCCCACTATTTTTAGCATTATCATATATAGACAAAAAAACTATCCAACGAATTGGATAGTTAAAACAGATATGGTAGAAATAGACTCCATATAGATATTGATATAACTGACATAACAGTACTGAAAACAACTACTTTACTAGCAAAAATATAATCACCATCAAATTTTGCAGCAAGTATAGCCGTTGTACTTCCTGCTGGCATTCCACTTAATAACACAACTATTCCTGTACTCATATAATCCAAACCAAATATATAGCAAACTACTAAAGCACTTAAAGGAATAAGAAATAGTCTAATCATTGTATATTTTACTAATAACCAAGAAAAAATTGAACTTAAATTATCGATCTCTCCTAACATAGTTCCTATCAATATCATCGATACACTTAAAGTACAATTTCCAATAGTCTTTATAGTATACTCAATAGGAGTTGGAAATTTTATAGGTAAAACCATATATATCAATCCTATATACACAGCTATAATACATGGATGTAAGGCAACTCTTTTAAAAACTTTCATTGGGCTCTCTGCCCTAGTAAAACAAGATATTCCAGCTGACCAAATAACTATTCTTTGAGGTATCATAGCTACAGACGCATACATTACACCCTCTACTCCATATATGCTCTCTATTATTGGTAATCCTAAAAAAGCAGCATTTGAACAAACAGTAGCATATTGTAAAACTTTTTTCTTTCTTTCCTCTACATTATTATATAGTTTCTTACTATAAAATAGACATATTACTTGAGCTAAACAAGCAAAATGAAGTACAAGTAAAAATTTTATAAATATTTCTAAATTAAATTTCATATTAAATGAACTTATAATATTGGCTGGTAAAAAAATATAGATTAATAAATCTGTTAATACACCTTTATTTTCTGGTTTAATTATTCCACGTTTACTTGTAATAGTTCCTATTGCTATTAGTATAAATAATATACACTGTAAATTCAAAATTCTGCTAATATCCACTATCTTCCTCCCATTAATATTTAATAAAAGGTATGATAAAATTTATCATACCTTCCTTAAACTATATAATAATTTTTGAAAAAAATCAATAAAATACAAGATTTTTTCATTCCTAATATGGAAAAAGAGGATAAGTAAAAAACTTACCCTCTTAATTATTAAATTAATAAACTTTATTATATAATTTTTCTATATCTTCTAAAGTTACAGCTTTTGGATTTCCTCCTGTGCATACATCAGCTAATGCATCTTTAGATAGTTTAGGTAATCCCTCTTTTGGGATATTTAATTCCCTCAAATTTTGAGGAATTCCAACATCAATAGCAAGTTTTTTTACTGCATCTACTGCTGCTTGTGCTGCTCTTTCTTTACTCATTCCAGTTGTATCTACTCCCATAGCTTTTGCTATATCTCCATACTTATCTATACATGCTGACATATTAAACTCCATTACTGTTGGTAAAAGTAATGCATTTGCTACTCCATGAGGAATATCATATACAGCTCCTAAAGGGTGAGCCATTGAGTGAACTATTCCAAGTCCTACATTAGAAAATCCCATTCCTGCTATATATTGAGCTATACTCATTCCTTCCATATCTTCCAAATTTTTATTAGCTACTGCTCCTCTTAAATGTTTAGCTATTAATTCTACAGCCTTTAACTCAAACATATCTGAAATTATGTGAGCTCCTTTAGTTATATATCCTTCTATTGCATGAGTTAATGCATCCATTCCTGTCGCTGCTATTGTTCTATTAGGCATAGTTAGCATAAGTTCTGCATCAACAATAGCTACTAGTGGAATATCTTTCGGATCTACACACACTATTTTTCTATTCTCATCTTCCAATGTTATTACATAGTTTATTGTTACTTCTGCAGCTGTTCCACAAGTTGTAGGTAAAGCAATTATAGGAACACATTTTGTATGGGTAGGGGCTACACCTTCTAGTGATTTTATATCCTCAAATTCAGGATTATTTTTAGTTATAGCTATAGCTTTAGCTGTATCTATTACAGATCCTCCACCTACTGCTACAATAAAATCTGCTTCTGC encodes:
- the fucO gene encoding lactaldehyde reductase: MGVARYILNETSYFGIGSRENLATEVKARGYRKALLVSDKVLESCGVLDKVKKVLDEANIPYDIYVDIKQNPTVKNCKDGLVAFNKAEADFIVAVGGGSVIDTAKAIAITKNNPEFEDIKSLEGVAPTHTKCVPIIALPTTCGTAAEVTINYVITLEDENRKIVCVDPKDIPLVAIVDAELMLTMPNRTIAATGMDALTHAIEGYITKGAHIISDMFELKAVELIAKHLRGAVANKNLEDMEGMSIAQYIAGMGFSNVGLGIVHSMAHPLGAVYDIPHGVANALLLPTVMEFNMSACIDKYGDIAKAMGVDTTGMSKERAAQAAVDAVKKLAIDVGIPQNLRELNIPKEGLPKLSKDALADVCTGGNPKAVTLEDIEKLYNKVY
- a CDS encoding transposase, which translates into the protein LNIVSDRLSSYTIPTKVVFNESKHIKVQSWYDDITNNLIESFFKRFKHKYKTCHGFKSEASVQALLQGFFFFYNYIIPHSSLNGETPARLVGVSYSELQRSNLLLF
- a CDS encoding AEC family transporter, with protein sequence MDISRILNLQCILFILIAIGTITSKRGIIKPENKGVLTDLLIYIFLPANIISSFNMKFNLEIFIKFLLVLHFACLAQVICLFYSKKLYNNVEERKKKVLQYATVCSNAAFLGLPIIESIYGVEGVMYASVAMIPQRIVIWSAGISCFTRAESPMKVFKRVALHPCIIAVYIGLIYMVLPIKFPTPIEYTIKTIGNCTLSVSMILIGTMLGEIDNLSSIFSWLLVKYTMIRLFLIPLSALVVCYIFGLDYMSTGIVVLLSGMPAGSTTAILAAKFDGDYIFASKVVVFSTVMSVISISIWSLFLPYLF